The proteins below are encoded in one region of Antennarius striatus isolate MH-2024 chromosome 7, ASM4005453v1, whole genome shotgun sequence:
- the plppr3b gene encoding phospholipid phosphatase-related protein type 3: MMMMMMNSSEKMKKKPPKDSLTLLPCFYFVELPIVASSMVSLYFLELTDVVQPAQVGFRCHDRELSMPYVDGGDELIPLLMLLSLAFAGPAASIMLVEGLVYCLQSRLKLRRPEGSINAGGCNFNSFLRRTVRFVGVHVFGLCATALVTDIIQLSTGYHAPFFLTVCKPNYTLAGVSCDRNAYITKDICSGHDQHAIMAARKSFPSQHATLSAFAAVYVSMYFNSTISDSTKLLKPVLVFAFAIAAALTGLTQITQHRSHPIDVYVGFLIGAFIAAYLAFHAVANFKSSDDITPPPPPPPPKEDPLRALTERGHESVYNKGPASASESNDEIAAAPAPLDRLEGLGPLQREKDSMGSLKRASVDVELLAPRSPMGKETMLTFSNTLPRASMNVNGVLAANPSEDLVQPVQPVQPVQRRLKAVQVPMDPMRSQQLMSEWKQKSMEMRGLSVRDETEREASEDGSEVGSVGTDDGGPQAPVYQPTAQSGRAPSSRNPTPPPGGAKAVATPRPPQIPEAGPPPVSPKSALTRAKWLAIREKTSGEGSARAAANQPRLMQVIAMSKQQGLLPSSSSGEKSSETTSTCSGTSSTTDSPHYRPNYEQREGSGIITVDAHSPHHPVVQAPPQAPPLAGNGNPWEWVGASNERDPRDTYDLNSLNRGDSAARGSSFRPHRSASPRAAAVEPDPAPPPPNPQVEMSVEAQRREMAMRRKTALVLLDRESRHQTEQENFYKSLHGRRFKE, translated from the exons atgatgatgatgatgatgaattcctcggagaagatgaagaagaagccgCCTAAGGATAGCCTCACTCTGCTGCCATGTTTCTACTTTGTGGAG CTGCCCATCGTGGCTTCTTCTATGGTGTCTCTGTACTTCCTGGAGCTGACCGACGTGGTCCAACCGGCTCAGGTGGGGTTCCGCTGCCACGACCGCGAGCTCAGCATGCCCTACGTGGACGGAGGGGACGAACTCATCccgctgctgatgctgctgagtCTCGCCTTCGCCGGACCCGCCGCCTCG ATCATGCTGGTTGAAGGACTCGTCTACTGCCTGCAGTCCAGACTGAAGCTCCGCAGACCTGAAGGAAGCATCAACGCGGGAGGCTGCAACTTCAACTCCTTCCTGAGGAGGACGGTGCGCTTTGTAG GTGTGCACGTGTTCGGCCTGTGTGCGACGGCGCTGGTCACGGACATCATCCAGCTGTCGACGGGGTACCACGCCCCGTTCTTCCTCACCGTCTGTAAACCCAACTACACGCTGGCCGGCGTCTCCTGCGACAGGAACGCTTACATCACCAAGGACATCTGCTCGGGACACGACCAGCACGCCATCATGGCCGCCAG GAAAAGTTTCCCTTCCCAGCATGCAACTCTGTCTGCCTTTGCAGCCGTTTATGTCTCT ATGTACTTCAACTCCACCATCTCTGACAGCACCAAGCTGCTCAAACCCGTGTTGGTTTTTGCGTTCGCCATCGCCGCGGCGTTGACGGGCCTGACTCAGATCACGCAGCATCGCAGCCATCCCATCGACGTCTACGTGGGCTTCCTCATCGGAGCGTTCATCGCAGCGTACCTG GCCTTCCACGCCGTTGCCAACTTTAAGTCCTCTGATGATATCACTCCGCCCCCGCCTCCCCCGCCCCCAAAGGAGGACCCTTTGCGAGCGCTGACTGAGCGTGGACACGAGTCCGTCTACAACAAGGGCCCCGCCTCGGCCTCAGAGAGCAACGATGAGATCGCCGCGGCTCCAGCCCCCCTGGACCGGCTGGAAGGTCTGGGGCCCCTGCAGAGGGAGAAGGACTCTATGGGGAGCCTGAAGAGGGCCAGCGTGGACGTGGAGCTGCTGGCTCCTCGTAGCCCCATGGGGAAGGAGACCATGCTGACCTTCAGCAACACGCTACCCAGGGCTAGCATGAATGTTAACGGCGTTCTGGCAGCCAACCCGTCAGAGGATCTGGTTCAGCCGGTTCAACCGGTGCAACCAGTGCAGCGGCGCCTGAAGGCGGTGCAGGTACCCATGGACCCGATGCGTTCGCAGCAGCTGATGTCAGAGTGGAAGCAGAAGTCGATGGAGATGAGAGGCCTGAGCGTCCGGGACGAGACGGAGCGCGAGGCCAGCGAGGACGGCTCCGAGGTGGGCTCAGTGGGGACGGACGACGGGGGGCCTCAAGCCCCCGTCTACCAGCCCACGGCGCAGTCCGGGAGGGCGCCTTCTAGCCGCAATCCCACTCCACCTCCAGGTGGGGCAAAAGCTGTGGCGACACCAAGACCTCCTCAGATCCCCGAGGCTGGACCCCCGCCAGTCTCCCCAAAAAGCGCCCTGACCCGCGCCAAGTGGCTCGCCATCCGAGAGAAAACAAGTGGCGAGGGGTCGGCCCGGGCCGCCGCCAATCAACCGCGACTCATGCAAGTCATCGCCATGTCGAAGCAGCAGGGCCTCCTCCCATCGTCATCCTCAGGAGAGAAGTCCTCCGAGaccacctccacctgctccggcacctcctccaccaccgaCTCCCCCCATTACCGCCCAAACTACGAGCAACGTGAGGGATCAGGTATAATAACGGTGGACGCCCACTCGCCGCACCATCCCGTTGTGCAAGCCCCTcctcaagccccgccccttgcAGGAAACGGTAACCCGTGGGAGTGGGTAGGGGCGTCCAACGAACGGGACCCGCGAGACACCTACGACCTCAACAGCCTGAACCGAGGAGACTCCGCCGCACGAGGCAGCAGCTTCCGTCCGCACCGATCCGCCTCGCCGCGTGCCGCCGCCGTGGAACCCGATCCAGCGCCGCCTCCACCCAACCCACAGGTGGAGATGTCAGTGGAAGCTCAACGTAGGGAAATGGCCATGAGGCGCAAGACAGCGCTGGTTCTGTTGGATCGAGAGAGTCGTCACCAGACTGAACAGGAGAACTTCTATAAGAGTTTGCACGGTCGAAGGTTCAAGGAGTAG